The genomic DNA TAAAGATTTTAAAAACATCACAGTTATCAATGAGGATGCAACTACTTTTGATTTTCCTGAGAAGGCAGATTTAATAGTTTGTGAGATGTTGGATACGGCTTTAATCGATGAAGAACAGGTTCCGGCCTTGAAAAATGCCAAAAAATACCTCAATGAGAATGGAAAAATAATTCCACAGTCAATCGTTAACGTCGCCGAATTGGTGGAAATGCCCAGGGAAAACATACATTATGATGATGTAGGTTCCAATACTCAATATGAGATACTGTCAAATCCTGTCACTTATGATAAAATAAATTTTTTGGATGATTTTAAAGAAAGCTTTAACGACGTATTAAGATTTAAAATTAATAAAGATGGATTTAAGGTTAATGGAATTAAAATAACCACATTCACATTACTTTCAGATAATATAATCTGCGGACCGACTCCCATGTTAAATCCGCCATTACTAATTCCAATAGAACCAAAAAATGTTAAATGCAATGATTTAATAAATTTAAGAATAAAGTATGATATGGGAGAAGGAATTCAAACAATTAATGTTAATTATGAATAGGTGTTTAAAATTTCAATCAAAGATAAGTTAAAAGAGGAAATATCAGATTATTCTAAGTTGCTATTTTTAGGTGTTGGAAATGTTTTGAAATCTGATGATGGGGTAGGTCCATACATAATCGATAAGTTAGAGGACATATCATCAGACAACATAATTTTACTAGATGCCCAAACCGTTCCGGAAAATTTTACAGGTAAGATTAGAAAAGAACAGCCATCTCATTTGATAATAATAGATGCATGCCTGATGGATTCGGAACCTGGAGATGTAAAAATAGTTGATAGGGAAGATTTTAACAATATCGGAATTTCAACCCATTCGATGTCCTTGTCATATTTTGTTAAATATCTGGAACAGGAAAATGATTTTAAAGTAATATTTATAGGCATCGAGCCGAATATAATGGAGTTTGCAAATGCATTAACACCAAATGTCAAAGAGGGCGCAGACAACCTAATAGAAATTATAAGGGAGATAATATGAAGCTTTTATTTATTGGATCAAGATTATATGATGATGTAGATTATTATGTTCGTGAAAAAAATATCAAATCAATTTTAACAGAATCTAATGAGAATGCAATAAATCTGGACTTGCCGGATGAGGTAATAATAGTTCCTAGAGGGATGGAAGAACCTAAAAGAGTAGCTATTGAAAAAGAGGTTGATGCGGTAGTTCCATTAATTGGAATCGATCCTCCATTAATGGATGTGGCCATTATGAAAGAGGAATTGGAAGGGGAATATGGAATTCCAGTAATAGCTAGTGACGTGGAAGCAGTCAGATTAACCTCGAACAAAATAAATACAAAGGATTTCTTCCAAAGGGAAGAGATTAACACTCCAGATTACCAGGTTATTGAAAGCCCAGAACAGTTGGAACTGGATTTTCCAGTGGTTTTAAAGCAGGGTGAAGGACAAGGGGGAAAGGACATTAGGATAGCTAAATCCCAGGATGACGTCGAGGAATACTTTGAAAATTTCAACCAGGCATTGTGCGAAAAATTTGTCGAGGGATCTGAAATATCTATTGAAGTCCTTGCTTACAACGGCGAAATAGTTCCTTTGGAACCGATCTATAAGGGAGAAACAACTCTTGAAGGGACACATCCTTTAAATAAGATCAAGACCGGGCCTTTGGATATTGAAGGTTTGGACAAAAAAATAATTCAGGAAACTGCTTATAAAGTGGCTAAGGGTCTTAATTCTGATGGAATCTTTGAAATGGATTTCATGTATTCAAAGGATGGGGAAGTCTTTGTCATTGAAGTGAATACCAGACCAAATGGAACAAGATATCTCACTACAGGAACCTGCAACATTAATTCCTTGCATGAATTGATAAACATGGCTATTGGTCAGTTCAGCCGTGAAAACATTGAAGAAAAGATGGATATCTATTATGCAACAGAAATTCCAATTGGAAATTATAATGGTGAAAAGCCTCATGTTCCATTAAAATCATTCGAACATGATGATTTCATTGTTCATGGTCCTGAAGGATATCAAAGAATTACAATTAGGGCAAAATCAAAAGAAAAGCTCGATGAATTAGTTAAAAAATTAACTGTGTAATTTTTGACTAATATTTTATATACTACAATTTATATAATTAGTATTGAATAATTTTAAAAATTATGTGTGGTAAAATGAATTGGGATATTTTTGTTTTATTTTTATTGACCTTTTTTGCTTCTGCATTTTTCACATGGTATGTTAGAAGAATATTTTTAAGGGCAAAAATAGGTGATAGTCCGATAGTTAGTGAACATAAACATAAAATTGGTACACCAACAATGGGTGGAATCGCTTTTTTATTTACTATATTGTTAATTACGGCTATTTATTACAAAAATAATTTGATTCTCATAACTTCAATAATGATGCTTGCAGGTGGAATATTCGGTTTTGTAGATGATTTAATTGGTCTTCAAATCAAAGAAGTTCAGAAGCTTGTTGTAAACACTTCCAAAAAAGCTATTACACTTGGCAGATTAGAAGTAGAGCCTGGTGAGGAAGTTAGGGTAGCTACACCAAAAGCAAAAAAAGAAGTTGATAGTTTACTTAAAGAAGGTAAAGTTAAAGTAATCGGTGAAGTTCCAATTAAGTTAGAGCCTGAAGAGTTTCCTAAAATACTATGCCAACTGTTCATTGGTGTTCTATTGGGATTAACTGGTTATGTGACAAATTTAGGTGGGTTCTCTTTAGGTTGGTTAATGTTTCCAGTAGTTGTAATAGCTATTTTGGGAGCTATCAATACTGTAAATCTTATTGACGGAATGGATGGTTTAGCTGCAGGAATTGTTGCCATAGCATCATTTTCATGTTGTATCTATGGTTGGATTATTGGAAGGCCTGAAATACTTCCTCCGTTCGTAATTCTAACTGGTATTTGTTTAGGATTTTTAGTATTCAACAAGTATCCGGCCACCATATTTATGGGAGATACTGGTTCTTTTATTTTAGGTGTTGGATTTGCAACTGCAGTTCTCATATGCGATATTCCTTACTTTGGGGTTTTGTCTTTAGGAGTTCCAATTCTTTCAGTTGTCGTAAGTCTTCTTCATAGAGCACATATTATTAATTTGCCTGTAGAACCGCTTCATCATACTTTAAATCATAAGGGAATGTCTGAGGTAAAAATCGTTTGTATCTACTGGTTAGGTACTGTTGTTTTATGCGCTGCAGGAATCCTTGGAAAAATTTTATTATTCTAATTTTTCTTTTTTTCAGGTGATTTTATGAATATTCAGGAATTAGCTAATTCTATTAATGGTCAAATCAAAGGTGCTGATGAATTTTTCACTGATTTTACAGGAAGATTTCTATTTTTAAACAATGCTGATAATGGAGACATTGTTATAAGGCACTGGATTAACGATAAGGGAGTTGAAATGGCGGCATCTAAAAATATTTCATGCTTAATTACTCAAAATCCAAAAGATGGGGCTCTTGAAAAGGCAGAGGAGATCAATTTCCCTTTGATAGTTGTGGATAAAATTGAATTGGCTAGCGCTTATGCTTTAAAGCATGCAATTTCTAATTTCAGTCCTGATTCTAAAAATGTTATTATTACTGGAACTAACGGTAAGTCCACTACTTCCCATCTAATTTATCATATCATAGACAATGCAGGATTCAGAGTGCTTACAAATACAGATTCCGAATCAGAATTCAACACATTGATTGATCCGATGGTTGCTAATATGGTAGCTAGTGAGGTAATTGAAAAAGGGCCTTTGGATTATCTTGTTATTGAAGTTTCAGAAGTTCAAGGCTGGCTGGGCAATCTAATGAAAAACCATGCCTACTTGATGGCTGATGCGGTATCTGCCAATGTTGGGGTCATTACAAATATTGCTATGGATCATATTGGTCTTGTAAACTCCATTGATGAAGTCTTCAATGAAATTCAGGCAGTTCCAAATGCGATTAAAGATTCTCTTATTTTGAATCATGACGATGAGCTTGTGATGAGGATTGATTCATCTAAAAACAATTTCTATTGTTCAATGAATAAACTGGATGATTCTAAAAATAACATTTACTATGATGATGGAGTGGTCTATGATGGGGAGGTTATTTTAAGGCCTGAGGAACTGCCTTTTAACAGTTATCATTTTATTCAAAATATTTTATCTGCCGTTGGTGCATGCATAGCTTTGGGGATTGATATTGAAGATATTAGGGAAGGTGTGAAATCTTACAAATCTCTTAATAGAAGATTCTCCAGGATTAGTGAGGATCCGTTAATATTCGATGACTTTGCTCACAATCCTGATGGCATTAAAGCTACAATTAAGGAATCTTTAAAATTGGTTCCTGAGGGTAAAACTTTACATGTGGCATGCGCTATTAGGGGTTCAAGAGGAGTAGATATCAATAAGCTCAATGCTGAGGCTTTAGTTGAAAGTTTCAACGATAACATTGAATTGTACTTATCATCAAGTATTGATGTTGTTGATAATTTAAATGTTGTTATCGATGAGGAACGGGAAATTTTCTTTGAAGTTTTAAACAGGAACAATATTGGTTTTAAACATTTCGACAATTTGGTCGATACTTTGGAAACTGTTTGCAGGGAAGCTTCTGAAGGGGATGTAATCCTATTGATAGGTGCTCAGGGAATGGATCCTGCAGAAGGTTTTTTAAAGGATATAATTTAATGTTTCATGTTTTTTGCATTATGGATCGTGAATATTTGGTATTTTTAATATGGCTAAATCCTGCCTATGTGATTATTTAATCATATTTATTCTTTTATTTTTGATTCTATATCAGATTCTTTTTTTAAAGTGGGAAATTATTATATATAATGTTGCAGTAATATAATAAATGTATTTTATTTTTTATTTCAATGGTCAATAGACTTAATGTTAAAAAATAATAAACGAGGAAAAAAATGTTACTAAAGATTAGAAGGGACACGTTAATTATTTTATTATTGGCGTTTATCTTAATTCTTTGTGGACGTTTGATTACTTATGTTGCATATGCATCATCACCTGAAGTTACAGATGGTGTGCAAATATCAGGAATCATTGTTAAAGGAAATGATCTTGTTCCTGTTGATACCATAAGAGCAAATGTTATGCAATCTGGTTTAAGAAGTGGTAGTGTCATCTATGGGGATATTTTAAAAACATCCAAAAGAGAAGTTGCCCTGCAGGATGCTATTCAAACGGCACAGAATTTGGCAACGCTGTCGACAGTGCCTGGTACATCTGTTGCTCCAATTACTGCTGCTGATGTTCAGGTAGATAAAAACACAGGTATTGTAACTGTAACGGTTATTGAAGACTTTTCTTCAGTTAAGCTAGAAAACAGTACGAAATGAGGGCGATAATTTGAAAAAATGGGAACTATTATCAGTATTTTTTATAGTACTTTTATTATGTATGAGTAGTGTGTCTGCTACATGTAATATAATTGTCATTACTGATCCGACAGGTGAAGATCCTAATGGTGCAGCTGCTGGAAGTATGTCTTTCGCGCAAAACATGTTCCAGTCAACATTCTTAATGTCAAAGGATAATCATTTTGTTGTACTCTCTGGGGGTACTGGTAGTTCTGATTCAAGGTTAGATTCTATCGTTGAAGCAGTTGCTGCTCTTAAAAACAATGCATCTTCTGCATCTGCGGCTTCACTTGCAAGTGGATATACTGGAGCTCGTCTTGTAGTTGGAGGTCCAACTATCGGTGCTTCCGTTTCAGGTTCTTTTAGGGCATATGTTATTACAGTGGAAGACAATTCAACCATTACTGTAACACCATATTCAAGCGGAACAGCAACATTGGAACCAGGTCAAAAAGGAGCTATTATTCACTTAAGGAACACTGCAGGAAATCCAATGTACGGTACTGCAGATTCTGTACGTAAGGAAACAGCAATGAACATTGGTAAAATGATTAGGGACGGTTATCCGGCCACTACGATTCTTGCAGAAGCTATGGGTGAAGTAGCTAAAGACTCCGGTGAAAAATACGGGGGTGGGGGTGTAAACCTTATTTCCGGATTGTCCACTGGTGACATGTTCACACCACAGCAAATGAATGAAACGGGTTATCCTATGGATGAACCATATTCCAAAACATGTGAAAATTGTGGATGGGGATTAGGTTTTCCTTCAGCGGAAAATTATGACAAATGTCCAATGTGTAATCATGACCTCAAAACAGTTTATGCATATGAGGCTTTGGGAAACACCTTAACAGTATCTGAAAATTCAGTAAGTGTATCTGTTTATGGTAGTGATGAACCTGGTTTAGCTTCCACAACTCAGGATGTTGTCAAATCTTCTGTAGTAAACAATGGTTATGATGCAAATGCTATTGCTAAATCAATAAACAAAGCTATTGATAATGGTCTTATAGTAGGTGTTGATCATGTTGAACCTAAAGATATCAACGTTAAAAAGGATTCAAAAGCAGTTGGTGTTTATTTCACTGCTTTAGCTGGAGACAGATCATCACCGGAATGGGATTTACCAATAGATTCAACTGTATTAAATATTTTGGGAAGTATCCAAACTGTAATTGGAATAATATTGATTCTTCTTGTAGTATTCAGAAGCAGGCTTCTTAAATCTTTCCAAAAATAATTTTTTTTATTTTTTTTTAAAGGAGATATATAAATGGCATTAGTTTTAATAAGAGGTGAAAACAATTCTAAGTTACTTAATTCAATTGCAGATTTAGAAAGGCACGGTAACTTAAATTTAGTAAGTAAACCAAAAATCATCGATGCAAAATTTGCAGATAGGCTTGTTGAAAACATATTAAAATCAAAATTAAGGTCAAAATCTAATGTAGCAACTTCTTTTTTCATTAAGGAGGATACTACTTTAAGCATTATACAAATTAAAAAAATCCATCCTCCAGCTCATGTTGTCATTATTAGTGATGAGTATGACGGGTATGAAGAATTGAAAAAGAAATTGGAAACCGCACCTAATTTTGAAGGTTACTACTCCCATAAATCCAAAAGCACTGGGATGAAGGATTATAAACTTAAAAACAAAAAAATAATAAAAAATAATAAATTAAATAGCTATTCTACAAAATAGCTACTTTCTTTTAATTTTAACTATACTGCCTAATTTTACGCCGG from Methanobrevibacter sp. includes the following:
- a CDS encoding acetyl-CoA carboxylase biotin carboxylase subunit family protein encodes the protein MKLLFIGSRLYDDVDYYVREKNIKSILTESNENAINLDLPDEVIIVPRGMEEPKRVAIEKEVDAVVPLIGIDPPLMDVAIMKEELEGEYGIPVIASDVEAVRLTSNKINTKDFFQREEINTPDYQVIESPEQLELDFPVVLKQGEGQGGKDIRIAKSQDDVEEYFENFNQALCEKFVEGSEISIEVLAYNGEIVPLEPIYKGETTLEGTHPLNKIKTGPLDIEGLDKKIIQETAYKVAKGLNSDGIFEMDFMYSKDGEVFVIEVNTRPNGTRYLTTGTCNINSLHELINMAIGQFSRENIEEKMDIYYATEIPIGNYNGEKPHVPLKSFEHDDFIVHGPEGYQRITIRAKSKEKLDELVKKLTV
- a CDS encoding glycosyltransferase family 4 protein translates to MCGKMNWDIFVLFLLTFFASAFFTWYVRRIFLRAKIGDSPIVSEHKHKIGTPTMGGIAFLFTILLITAIYYKNNLILITSIMMLAGGIFGFVDDLIGLQIKEVQKLVVNTSKKAITLGRLEVEPGEEVRVATPKAKKEVDSLLKEGKVKVIGEVPIKLEPEEFPKILCQLFIGVLLGLTGYVTNLGGFSLGWLMFPVVVIAILGAINTVNLIDGMDGLAAGIVAIASFSCCIYGWIIGRPEILPPFVILTGICLGFLVFNKYPATIFMGDTGSFILGVGFATAVLICDIPYFGVLSLGVPILSVVVSLLHRAHIINLPVEPLHHTLNHKGMSEVKIVCIYWLGTVVLCAAGILGKILLF
- a CDS encoding Mur ligase family protein, whose translation is MNIQELANSINGQIKGADEFFTDFTGRFLFLNNADNGDIVIRHWINDKGVEMAASKNISCLITQNPKDGALEKAEEINFPLIVVDKIELASAYALKHAISNFSPDSKNVIITGTNGKSTTSHLIYHIIDNAGFRVLTNTDSESEFNTLIDPMVANMVASEVIEKGPLDYLVIEVSEVQGWLGNLMKNHAYLMADAVSANVGVITNIAMDHIGLVNSIDEVFNEIQAVPNAIKDSLILNHDDELVMRIDSSKNNFYCSMNKLDDSKNNIYYDDGVVYDGEVILRPEELPFNSYHFIQNILSAVGACIALGIDIEDIREGVKSYKSLNRRFSRISEDPLIFDDFAHNPDGIKATIKESLKLVPEGKTLHVACAIRGSRGVDINKLNAEALVESFNDNIELYLSSSIDVVDNLNVVIDEEREIFFEVLNRNNIGFKHFDNLVDTLETVCREASEGDVILLIGAQGMDPAEGFLKDII
- the hycI gene encoding hydrogenase maturation peptidase HycI — protein: MFKISIKDKLKEEISDYSKLLFLGVGNVLKSDDGVGPYIIDKLEDISSDNIILLDAQTVPENFTGKIRKEQPSHLIIIDACLMDSEPGDVKIVDREDFNNIGISTHSMSLSYFVKYLEQENDFKVIFIGIEPNIMEFANALTPNVKEGADNLIEIIREII
- a CDS encoding DUF356 domain-containing protein, with translation MALVLIRGENNSKLLNSIADLERHGNLNLVSKPKIIDAKFADRLVENILKSKLRSKSNVATSFFIKEDTTLSIIQIKKIHPPAHVVIISDEYDGYEELKKKLETAPNFEGYYSHKSKSTGMKDYKLKNKKIIKNNKLNSYSTK
- a CDS encoding methyltransferase domain-containing protein; translation: MKFKTTPYHYNLLKDEERLSVFYEAIKEFAASNDCSNLVEFDVGCGSGILSYFSKDYFRKILAIEIDPKVADYTRENLKDFKNITVINEDATTFDFPEKADLIVCEMLDTALIDEEQVPALKNAKKYLNENGKIIPQSIVNVAELVEMPRENIHYDDVGSNTQYEILSNPVTYDKINFLDDFKESFNDVLRFKINKDGFKVNGIKITTFTLLSDNIICGPTPMLNPPLLIPIEPKNVKCNDLINLRIKYDMGEGIQTINVNYE